One genomic segment of Peromyscus leucopus breed LL Stock chromosome 23, UCI_PerLeu_2.1, whole genome shotgun sequence includes these proteins:
- the Vps29 gene encoding vacuolar protein sorting-associated protein 29 isoform X2 translates to MLVLVLGDLHIPHRCNSLPAKFKKLLVPGKIQHILCTGNLCTKESYDYLKTLAGDVHIVRGDFDENLNYPEQKVVTVGQFKIGLIHGHQVIPWGDMASLALLQRQFDVDILISGHTHKFEAFEHENKFYINPGSATGAYNALETNIIPSFVLMDIQASTVVTYVYQLIGDDVKVERIEYKKS, encoded by the exons ATG TTGGTGTTGGTCTTAGGAGATCTGCACATCCCACACCGCTGCAACAGCCTGCCGGCGAAATTTAAAAAGctcctggtgccagggaaaatcCAGCACATTCTCTGCACTGGAAACCTTTGCACCAAGGAGAGTTATGACTATCTCAAGACTCTGGCTGGTGACGTCCACATCGTAAGAGGAGACTTCGATGAG AATCTCAATTATCCAGAACAGAAGGTTGTGACTGTGGGGCAGTTCAAGATCGGTCTGATCCATGGACACCAAGTTATTCCATGGGGAGACATGGCTAGCTTGGCCCTGCTGCAGAGGCAGTTTGATGTGGACATTCTTatctcaggacacacacacaaatttgaaGCATTTGAACATGAAAATAAGTTCTACATTAACCCAGGTTCTGCCACTGGAGCCTATAATGCCTTGGAAAC AAATATTATTCCGTCGTTTGTGCTGATGGACATCCAGGCTTCCACAGTGGTCACTTACGTCTATCAGCTCATTGGAGATGACGTGAAAGTAGAACGAATTGAATACAAAAAATCTTAA
- the Vps29 gene encoding vacuolar protein sorting-associated protein 29 isoform X1: MAGHRLVLVLGDLHIPHRCNSLPAKFKKLLVPGKIQHILCTGNLCTKESYDYLKTLAGDVHIVRGDFDENLNYPEQKVVTVGQFKIGLIHGHQVIPWGDMASLALLQRQFDVDILISGHTHKFEAFEHENKFYINPGSATGAYNALETNIIPSFVLMDIQASTVVTYVYQLIGDDVKVERIEYKKS; the protein is encoded by the exons ATG GCTGGGCACAGA TTGGTGTTGGTCTTAGGAGATCTGCACATCCCACACCGCTGCAACAGCCTGCCGGCGAAATTTAAAAAGctcctggtgccagggaaaatcCAGCACATTCTCTGCACTGGAAACCTTTGCACCAAGGAGAGTTATGACTATCTCAAGACTCTGGCTGGTGACGTCCACATCGTAAGAGGAGACTTCGATGAG AATCTCAATTATCCAGAACAGAAGGTTGTGACTGTGGGGCAGTTCAAGATCGGTCTGATCCATGGACACCAAGTTATTCCATGGGGAGACATGGCTAGCTTGGCCCTGCTGCAGAGGCAGTTTGATGTGGACATTCTTatctcaggacacacacacaaatttgaaGCATTTGAACATGAAAATAAGTTCTACATTAACCCAGGTTCTGCCACTGGAGCCTATAATGCCTTGGAAAC AAATATTATTCCGTCGTTTGTGCTGATGGACATCCAGGCTTCCACAGTGGTCACTTACGTCTATCAGCTCATTGGAGATGACGTGAAAGTAGAACGAATTGAATACAAAAAATCTTAA
- the Fam216a gene encoding protein FAM216A produces MPGRCPGAAELPALARTEGGDGSAGHFYHQNSKGTGEQHKADRIKEGHRMYSHIAKLQELWKTTQMQTIHIPKSMADSSFLKHPELTSGQKRYLCSIAKICNSSYMRTLMKRQYMHMLHHGSQKPGVLAHHRSHISSRYSQKQHSPCTAWRHHLDRGDALSIAAATPEMIIHSLWRPLRHKEGLKIGYASKPRCKSLKSFRRPSRLLLLPEDSQPCMNEETKEEDLLNKCMQSMSIQEPGTAHLNPTGSIPSSGSS; encoded by the exons ATGCCGGGCCGTTGTCCCGGGGCCGCAGAGCTGCCGGCGTTGGCCAGGACGGAAGGCGGCGACGG GTCGGCTGGACATTTTTATCACCAGAATTCCAAAGGCACTGGGGAGCAGCATAAAGCAG ATAGAATCAAAGAGGGACACAGAATGTACTCACACATTGCCAAGCTGCAGGAGTTATGGAAAACTACTCAGATGCAAACAATTCATATCCCAAAATCAATGGCAGATTCATCTTTTCTGAAG CACCCAGAACTCACCTCAGGCCAGAAGCGCTACCTGTGCAGCATTGCGAAGATCTGCAACTCCAGCTACATGAGGACCTTAATGAAGAGGCAGTACATGCACATGCTTCACCACGGCTCACAAAAGCCAG GTGTCCTCGCTCATCACAGGAGCCACATCAGCTCTCGCTACTCACAGAAACAGCATTCCCCCTGCACTGCGTGGCGGCATCATCTGGACAGAGGAGACGCTCTGAGCATTGCAGCCGCAACACCTGAAATGATCATACATTCCCTTTGGCGGCCACTGAGACACAAAGAAGG GTTAAAAATTGGCTATGCGTCGAAACCAAGATGTAAGTCACTGAAGAGTTTTAGAAGACCAAGCAGACTGCTCTTGCTACCAG AGGATTCTCAACCATGCATGAAtgaagaaacaaaggaggaagatCTCCTGAATAAGTGCATGCAGTCCATGTCCATTCAGGAGCCGGGCACAGCTCACCTCAACCCGACAGGCTCCATACCAAGTTCAGGCAGCAGCTAA
- the Gpn3 gene encoding GPN-loop GTPase 3 isoform X1, with protein sequence MPRYAQLVMGPAGSGKSTYCSTMVQHCEALHRSVQVVNLDPAAEHFSYPVMADIRELIEVDDVMEDDSLRFGPNGGLVFCMEYFANNFDWLENCLGHVEDDYILFDCPGQIELYTHLPVMKQLVQQLEQWEFRVCGVFLVDSQFMVESFKFISGILAALSAMISLEIPQVNIMTKMDLLSKKAKKEIEKFLDPDMYSLLEDSTGDLRSQKFKKLTQAVCGLIDDYSMVRFLPYDQSDEESMNIVLQHIDFAIQYGEDLEFKEPKEQEEESSSMFDEYFQERQNE encoded by the exons ATGCCTCGGTATGCGCAGCTAGTCATGGGCCCCGCGGGCAGCGGGAAG AGCACCTACTGCTCCACCATGGTGCAGCACTGTGAAGCCCTCCACCGATCTGTGCAGGTGGTCAACCTGGATCCCGCAGCAGAGCACTTCAGCTACCCGGTGATGGCTG ACATCCGGGAACTGATCGAGGTGGATGACGTGATGGAGGACGATTCTCTGCGGTTTGGTCCTAACGGAGGATTGGTGTTCTGCATGGAGTACTTTGCCAACAACTTTGACTGGCTGGAGAACTGTCTGGGCCACGTTGAGGATGACTACATCCTTTTTGACTGTCCAG GTCAGATCGAGCTGTACACACACCTGCCTGTGATGAAGCAGCTGGTCCAGCAGCTTGAGCAGTGGGAGTTCCGGGTGTGCGGAGTGTTCCTGGTGGATTCTCAGTTCATGGTGGAGTCTTTCAAG ttTATTTCTGGCATCCTGGCAGCTCTAAGTGCCATGATTTCTCTAGAGATCCCACAAGTTAACATCATGACGAAGATGGACCTGCTCAgtaagaaagccaagaaagaaattgagaa GTTTCTAGATCCAGACATGTACTCTCTGCTAGAAGATTCAACGGGTGACTTAAGAAGCCAAAAATTCAAGAAGCTGACACAAGCTGTGTGTGGCCTG ATCGATGACTACAGCATGGTTCGGTTCCTGCCCTATGATCAGTCGGATGAGGAGAGCATGAACATCGTGCTCCAGCACATCGACTTTGCCATTCAGTATGGGGAGGACTTGGAGTTTAAAGAGCCAAAG GAACAGGAAGAAGAGTCTTCTTCCATGTTTGATGAATATTTTCAAGAACGGCAGAATGAGTGA
- the Gpn3 gene encoding GPN-loop GTPase 3 isoform X2, whose translation MVQHCEALHRSVQVVNLDPAAEHFSYPVMADIRELIEVDDVMEDDSLRFGPNGGLVFCMEYFANNFDWLENCLGHVEDDYILFDCPGQIELYTHLPVMKQLVQQLEQWEFRVCGVFLVDSQFMVESFKFISGILAALSAMISLEIPQVNIMTKMDLLSKKAKKEIEKFLDPDMYSLLEDSTGDLRSQKFKKLTQAVCGLIDDYSMVRFLPYDQSDEESMNIVLQHIDFAIQYGEDLEFKEPKEQEEESSSMFDEYFQERQNE comes from the exons ATGGTGCAGCACTGTGAAGCCCTCCACCGATCTGTGCAGGTGGTCAACCTGGATCCCGCAGCAGAGCACTTCAGCTACCCGGTGATGGCTG ACATCCGGGAACTGATCGAGGTGGATGACGTGATGGAGGACGATTCTCTGCGGTTTGGTCCTAACGGAGGATTGGTGTTCTGCATGGAGTACTTTGCCAACAACTTTGACTGGCTGGAGAACTGTCTGGGCCACGTTGAGGATGACTACATCCTTTTTGACTGTCCAG GTCAGATCGAGCTGTACACACACCTGCCTGTGATGAAGCAGCTGGTCCAGCAGCTTGAGCAGTGGGAGTTCCGGGTGTGCGGAGTGTTCCTGGTGGATTCTCAGTTCATGGTGGAGTCTTTCAAG ttTATTTCTGGCATCCTGGCAGCTCTAAGTGCCATGATTTCTCTAGAGATCCCACAAGTTAACATCATGACGAAGATGGACCTGCTCAgtaagaaagccaagaaagaaattgagaa GTTTCTAGATCCAGACATGTACTCTCTGCTAGAAGATTCAACGGGTGACTTAAGAAGCCAAAAATTCAAGAAGCTGACACAAGCTGTGTGTGGCCTG ATCGATGACTACAGCATGGTTCGGTTCCTGCCCTATGATCAGTCGGATGAGGAGAGCATGAACATCGTGCTCCAGCACATCGACTTTGCCATTCAGTATGGGGAGGACTTGGAGTTTAAAGAGCCAAAG GAACAGGAAGAAGAGTCTTCTTCCATGTTTGATGAATATTTTCAAGAACGGCAGAATGAGTGA